One stretch of Gammaproteobacteria bacterium DNA includes these proteins:
- a CDS encoding lipase family protein, translated as MNTYREILATQGWPDVRRQLLCIAAAFGIFSQATATQTPDMAQVYQLARFANAAYETTTEIKQVCRDNGYHLIHTGRVLNGTLRFFIAENRHTRSTLIAVRGTDNLGNTITDLDAKLIENDHIPIRSHQGFTEAADAVYAAIAGRLNKSYFVSTVGHSLGGAVAVLLSMYLDHEGFKIQRVTTFGQPKLSDRKASNRFAHLPILRLVTEKDIVPLVPPVDLSQAMQWELDIFWHLGDEILLLPGPYYTQVTGLDGILRSIDLIKEKPGKTNINAHRMEQYLLNLRQKVQSSVEVPFSQRKSPQPGKQNPSQKNLPQSTLPPESWI; from the coding sequence TTGAATACCTACAGGGAAATATTGGCGACGCAGGGTTGGCCGGACGTAAGACGGCAATTGCTGTGCATCGCTGCTGCGTTTGGCATCTTCAGTCAGGCGACGGCAACCCAGACACCCGACATGGCGCAGGTCTATCAGTTGGCGCGCTTTGCCAACGCGGCCTACGAAACCACTACTGAAATTAAACAGGTTTGCCGCGATAACGGATACCACTTGATACACACCGGCAGGGTTTTAAACGGCACCTTACGCTTTTTTATTGCAGAAAACCGTCATACCCGCTCTACCTTGATCGCCGTACGCGGCACGGATAATCTGGGCAATACCATCACCGATCTGGATGCCAAGTTAATTGAAAATGATCATATTCCCATTCGATCTCATCAAGGTTTTACCGAAGCGGCAGATGCCGTCTACGCGGCAATCGCCGGACGTTTAAATAAATCGTATTTCGTCTCAACTGTCGGTCACAGCTTGGGCGGCGCAGTGGCTGTGCTGCTATCCATGTACCTGGATCATGAGGGATTCAAAATACAACGTGTCACCACATTCGGACAACCCAAACTCAGTGATCGCAAAGCATCAAACCGATTCGCACATCTACCCATATTGCGACTGGTCACAGAAAAGGACATAGTGCCCTTAGTCCCCCCTGTGGATTTGAGTCAAGCCATGCAATGGGAGCTGGATATCTTCTGGCACCTGGGTGATGAAATTCTGCTATTGCCCGGCCCTTATTACACCCAAGTGACCGGCTTGGATGGAATCTTACGCAGTATTGATTTAATTAAAGAAAAACCGGGTAAAACGAATATAAATGCACACAGAATGGAGCAATACTTGCTCAACTTGCGCCAAAAAGTCCAATCTTCTGTGGAAGTTCCTTTTTCTCAACGCAAATCACCGCAACCCGGCAAGCAGAACCCATCTCAGAAAAATCTCCCTCAAAGCACCCTTCCACCAGAGTCGTGGATATAA
- a CDS encoding DUF2384 domain-containing protein has translation MARMVMNLLDDWNLSNSDKLSLLAFPASIRSRSLHKYSDGTPLPDDPEVLKRAEHLIGIADALRTSFPLNEQMGTFWLHKINKRFRNRTPMTAMLQDGLNGIVSVRVHLDCSYDWEISVQPIDTQE, from the coding sequence ATGGCTCGAATGGTGATGAATTTGCTGGATGATTGGAATTTGTCCAATAGTGACAAACTGAGTCTTTTGGCATTTCCAGCATCGATACGTTCTCGATCACTGCACAAATACTCTGACGGTACCCCATTGCCTGATGATCCTGAAGTGCTGAAACGGGCGGAACATCTTATTGGTATTGCTGATGCCTTACGTACCAGTTTTCCACTCAACGAGCAAATGGGTACATTTTGGTTGCACAAAATCAATAAGCGTTTCAGGAATCGAACCCCCATGACCGCTATGCTACAGGATGGTCTCAATGGTATTGTCTCAGTTCGGGTACACTTGGATTGCTCCTATGATTGGGAGATCAGTGTCCAACCCATTGATACGCAGGAATAA
- the mtgA gene encoding monofunctional biosynthetic peptidoglycan transglycosylase: MIKSLFDKVDRWIFFSKIGAVLLLALLLVETGFVLGLMPDWEQFIHGPIQKSRIIMDYEYLQTQNKGWPSLQWNPIPLSKIPKTMLRSVVVAEDSRFYKHDGFDEEAFQKAMEYNLRKGRFVYGASTISQQTVKNLFLTTSKSPLRKLHEAIITWAMEKNVGKKRILEIYLNIAEFGRGVYGVDAAARYYFGKPAGKLTQQEAIELAATLPAPVKHNPRTRTAFFKKHRDKIQRNLGV, encoded by the coding sequence ATGATAAAATCACTGTTTGACAAAGTAGATCGCTGGATCTTTTTCTCGAAAATCGGCGCTGTTCTCCTGCTGGCCCTGCTATTAGTGGAAACCGGGTTTGTGCTGGGCTTAATGCCTGACTGGGAGCAGTTTATTCATGGTCCGATTCAAAAATCCCGCATTATTATGGACTACGAATATTTGCAAACGCAAAACAAAGGCTGGCCGAGCTTGCAGTGGAATCCCATTCCACTATCGAAAATTCCAAAGACAATGCTTCGCTCCGTGGTAGTGGCAGAAGACAGCCGCTTCTATAAACACGATGGATTTGACGAGGAGGCATTTCAAAAAGCCATGGAATACAATTTACGCAAAGGACGCTTTGTCTATGGAGCCAGCACCATATCCCAGCAAACTGTGAAAAACCTTTTTCTAACCACTTCGAAATCACCGTTGCGAAAATTACACGAAGCCATTATTACTTGGGCTATGGAAAAAAACGTGGGTAAAAAGCGCATTTTGGAAATCTATTTGAACATTGCTGAGTTTGGGCGCGGAGTTTATGGTGTAGATGCAGCGGCAAGGTACTATTTTGGAAAACCCGCCGGAAAACTAACACAACAGGAAGCCATCGAGTTGGCCGCCACCCTACCCGCTCCGGTGAAACATAATCCGCGAACTCGTACGGCTTTTTTTAAAAAACATCGTGACAAAATTCAGCGAAATTTAGGTGTTTAA
- a CDS encoding peptidylprolyl isomerase: MSLPALKQHAVVVKLPVLLLAMLYCIVASVSPQAVEYDKALSIEKQNDQSTSAKSTNSQSTNSQSTNSQSLNAQSASPGDQNAAKTTSQTVLTQWQETGVADPQNPKVSNQYIVLSTNYGPLLLALYPDVAPQHVTHILNMVRAGMYDTTDFFRIEPGFLIQLSQVESRSTPLSVSQRQLIKQIPGEFSQIKHRKGKLTMARWDNNVNSASSSFCIMLGDAPHLDGAYTIFGHLESGGSVVNKMLGGRIDDQNRPKKRIQVDRAYVLTDLVAHYAKYPFDPPEKIGDQNEIAAATQALKAANPLDYSLENPLISLIAILAVVMIAVGVLGFFLFKRISKNRLLSLLLVNVLISSFILLLIFVPVGHDNSWVAALLFMAAFGLFQLMSRFEKNN, encoded by the coding sequence TTGAGTTTACCAGCGCTTAAACAGCATGCCGTTGTAGTGAAATTACCAGTGCTCTTACTTGCGATGCTGTATTGCATTGTTGCAAGTGTGTCCCCGCAAGCGGTGGAGTATGACAAGGCTCTGAGTATCGAAAAACAAAATGATCAAAGTACGAGCGCAAAGAGTACAAATTCACAGAGTACAAATTCACAGAGTACAAATTCACAGAGTTTAAATGCACAAAGCGCCAGTCCAGGGGATCAAAACGCCGCGAAAACCACCAGCCAAACGGTGCTGACACAGTGGCAGGAAACCGGTGTTGCGGATCCGCAAAATCCCAAGGTATCCAATCAATACATTGTGCTGTCTACCAATTATGGTCCCTTGCTGTTGGCTTTGTATCCCGATGTTGCACCTCAGCATGTAACACACATACTTAACATGGTGCGAGCGGGAATGTACGATACGACTGATTTTTTTCGTATCGAGCCGGGTTTTCTGATTCAGTTATCTCAAGTGGAGAGTCGTAGTACACCGCTGAGCGTATCTCAGCGGCAGTTGATCAAACAAATTCCTGGTGAGTTCAGCCAAATTAAACACCGAAAAGGTAAGCTTACCATGGCGCGTTGGGATAACAACGTCAACAGCGCTTCGAGTTCTTTTTGTATTATGTTGGGAGATGCACCGCATTTGGATGGTGCATACACCATTTTCGGACATTTGGAGAGTGGTGGCTCGGTGGTTAATAAAATGCTGGGAGGGCGTATTGACGATCAAAATCGACCCAAAAAACGAATCCAGGTCGATAGAGCTTATGTGCTGACTGATCTTGTTGCTCATTATGCAAAATATCCTTTTGATCCTCCTGAAAAAATAGGTGATCAGAATGAAATTGCGGCAGCTACCCAGGCGTTAAAAGCGGCTAACCCCTTGGACTATTCTTTGGAAAACCCACTGATCAGTCTGATTGCTATTTTAGCGGTGGTGATGATTGCGGTGGGCGTATTGGGTTTCTTTCTATTTAAGCGTATTTCGAAAAACCGTTTGTTGTCGCTGTTGCTGGTTAATGTTTTGATCAGCTCTTTTATTTTGTTATTGATATTTGTTCCTGTAGGCCACGATAATTCTTGGGTGGCTGCTTTGCTATTCATGGCTGCGTTTGGTTTGTTTCAGCTTATGAGCCGGTTTGAAAAAAATAACTAA
- a CDS encoding tetratricopeptide repeat protein encodes MKKFIGNSAMVVCIALLLNGMAHAVVPLRILKWTVQAADDTIASHTKVINSGRLQGSALVKRYWERGRHYVSLNQYALAITDFGSAIKLDRSFAQAYIDRALAYAKQENYKLAFNDLHMAGKIEPNNSHVYATRGAMYFLLGRYQQAQKDFLLYLQIKPRDMYRMLWLVLSEKYQDPSSKSVVASMVQGLDLNAWPGALLRLYLNQVTAEDLVKVLAGAEMKRGHKCEAYYYLGQYYLLQNDRINAKRLFQQAIATGATDYTEHQFAMAYLEKLERINP; translated from the coding sequence ATGAAAAAATTCATTGGTAATTCGGCAATGGTTGTTTGCATTGCGCTGTTGCTCAACGGTATGGCCCATGCGGTGGTGCCGCTGCGAATATTGAAATGGACGGTGCAAGCGGCAGATGACACGATCGCCTCCCATACCAAAGTGATTAATTCCGGACGTTTGCAAGGTAGTGCTTTAGTGAAGCGCTATTGGGAACGTGGACGCCACTACGTTTCGTTGAATCAGTATGCACTGGCTATTACGGACTTCGGCTCAGCCATCAAATTGGACCGTTCTTTTGCGCAGGCGTACATAGACCGGGCTTTGGCGTATGCCAAGCAGGAAAACTACAAACTGGCATTTAACGATTTACACATGGCGGGCAAAATAGAACCCAACAACAGCCATGTTTATGCCACACGCGGGGCGATGTATTTTTTGTTAGGGCGGTATCAACAGGCACAAAAGGATTTTTTATTGTATCTACAGATTAAACCCCGTGACATGTATCGCATGTTATGGTTGGTTTTAAGTGAGAAGTATCAAGATCCGTCCAGCAAAAGCGTGGTGGCTTCAATGGTGCAGGGGCTGGATTTGAATGCCTGGCCGGGCGCTTTGCTGCGTTTGTATTTGAATCAGGTTACGGCCGAGGATTTGGTAAAAGTGTTGGCCGGAGCCGAGATGAAACGCGGTCACAAGTGTGAAGCTTATTACTATCTAGGGCAGTATTATCTTTTGCAAAATGATCGGATCAACGCCAAACGCCTATTTCAGCAGGCAATAGCCACCGGTGCCACGGATTACACTGAGCACCAGTTTGCCATGGCCTATCTAGAAAAATTGGAGCGCATCAATCCTTGA
- a CDS encoding CDP-archaeol synthase, translated as MLELKLLLLIGVANGAPILVRKILGRRFRYPVDGNACFIDGRPLLGSSKTLIGLLSALLLTPWVAVVINLPMQVGWVIAFWCMVGDMLSSFIKRRVGLPVHAQATGLDQIPESLFPALAYQYHYGLSPAGLALVVFGFFFAEIFLSRWLYRWRIRNKPY; from the coding sequence ATGTTGGAGTTAAAACTGTTATTGCTAATTGGCGTAGCTAATGGCGCCCCCATCCTGGTTAGAAAAATACTGGGGCGGCGTTTTCGTTACCCCGTGGATGGTAACGCCTGTTTTATTGATGGTCGGCCCTTGTTGGGTTCATCCAAAACCTTAATCGGTTTGCTCAGTGCCTTGCTGCTCACCCCATGGGTAGCTGTCGTTATAAATTTGCCCATGCAAGTCGGTTGGGTCATTGCCTTTTGGTGTATGGTGGGGGATATGCTTTCCAGTTTTATAAAAAGGCGTGTCGGATTACCCGTACATGCGCAAGCCACAGGGCTGGATCAGATTCCGGAAAGTTTGTTCCCGGCTTTGGCCTATCAGTACCACTATGGACTGAGTCCCGCCGGGTTAGCGCTGGTAGTATTCGGGTTTTTCTTTGCGGAAATATTCTTGTCGCGTTGGTTGTATCGTTGGCGTATACGCAATAAACCCTATTAG
- a CDS encoding chalcone isomerase family protein, which translates to MKTPWAMILVFLFTTSVCSAREISGVVFPESVSVQGSKLVLNGAGIRSKFFFSIYVGALYLSERAAKPQDVFDNANSKRVVMHVLYKDLEAAKITAAWDEGFKKNNSSKDYESLQDRLQTFNSFFNDSKTGDVILLDYIPDSGTRMTFNNELRGTIPGRDFYTALLKVWLGDRPADSNLKEAMLGQD; encoded by the coding sequence ATGAAAACACCATGGGCAATGATCTTAGTATTCCTTTTTACGACGTCTGTATGTTCTGCCAGAGAAATATCCGGTGTAGTGTTTCCGGAATCGGTTTCTGTGCAGGGCAGTAAACTGGTCTTAAACGGCGCGGGTATACGCAGTAAATTTTTCTTTAGTATTTATGTCGGAGCTTTGTATTTGTCGGAACGTGCTGCAAAGCCGCAAGACGTTTTCGATAATGCCAATAGCAAGCGAGTCGTGATGCACGTATTGTATAAAGATCTGGAAGCGGCAAAAATTACGGCGGCTTGGGACGAGGGTTTCAAGAAAAATAATAGCTCCAAGGATTACGAATCACTACAGGATCGCCTGCAAACTTTCAACAGTTTTTTTAACGACAGTAAAACCGGAGACGTGATCCTGTTGGACTATATTCCTGACAGTGGAACCCGCATGACGTTTAACAATGAGTTGCGCGGTACCATACCGGGCAGGGATTTTTACACTGCGCTGTTAAAAGTTTGGCTGGGTGATCGTCCGGCAGATAGCAATCTCAAAGAAGCTATGTTGGGTCAGGATTAA
- a CDS encoding metallophosphoesterase, with protein sequence MQTENPAISLDQDLAEDLLYLEKRLGKTHAKLRLGIEVASDPRVFGGGLNFFHPENWYSTHALIRYCLKLSGLYWRGVKNAANFKLNHNTFKIPHLPQGLQDFTLLHLSDLHVDMNFETTRELARRIASLQYDICVLTGDYRANTFGSIKGAMDGMKIIMESINAPVYGVLGNHDSIRMVPQLEKMGIHMLLNETVAIDRNDSRFYLAGIDDAHYFRVDNMEKTLKEIPEGDVSLLLSHTPEIFRQAAHADFNIMLCGHTHGGQICLPGGIPITLDAKCPRYVGKGDWRYKNLQGYTSVGAGTSIVNVRLNCRPEITLHTFSR encoded by the coding sequence ATGCAAACTGAAAACCCGGCCATCTCATTGGACCAAGACTTAGCGGAAGATTTGCTCTATCTTGAAAAAAGATTGGGCAAAACCCATGCGAAACTGCGCCTGGGCATTGAAGTGGCCTCAGATCCCAGGGTATTTGGCGGCGGATTGAATTTTTTTCATCCGGAAAACTGGTATTCCACTCATGCGTTAATTCGCTATTGCTTGAAACTCTCCGGCTTGTATTGGCGCGGAGTGAAAAATGCTGCTAATTTCAAACTCAACCATAACACGTTCAAAATCCCTCATTTACCCCAAGGCTTGCAGGATTTCACGCTTTTGCATTTGAGCGATCTGCATGTGGACATGAATTTTGAAACCACACGTGAATTAGCCCGGCGAATCGCGTCTTTACAATATGATATCTGTGTGTTGACAGGAGATTATCGAGCCAACACATTTGGTTCCATTAAAGGCGCTATGGATGGAATGAAGATAATCATGGAAAGCATAAATGCCCCCGTCTATGGCGTATTGGGGAATCACGACAGCATTCGCATGGTTCCGCAACTGGAAAAAATGGGCATACACATGCTGTTAAACGAGACCGTGGCCATCGATCGAAACGACAGCCGTTTCTATCTGGCGGGTATTGACGATGCTCACTACTTTCGAGTCGACAACATGGAAAAAACTTTAAAAGAAATTCCCGAAGGCGACGTATCCTTGTTGTTAAGCCATACTCCGGAAATTTTCCGCCAAGCAGCGCACGCCGACTTCAATATCATGCTGTGTGGTCATACCCACGGTGGCCAAATATGCCTGCCCGGTGGTATACCAATCACCCTCGATGCCAAGTGCCCCCGTTATGTGGGCAAAGGCGACTGGCGCTATAAAAATCTGCAGGGTTACACGTCTGTTGGCGCCGGCACGTCCATTGTGAACGTACGCCTTAATTGTCGGCCGGAAATTACCCTTCATACTTTTTCCCGCTGA
- a CDS encoding NUDIX hydrolase produces the protein MGQKIIYEGQVVNVTTQTTVLPNGHEFEMEIVHHPGGAAVVAVNDKKQVCLLKQFRCVMDEWLWELPAGKIDHMEDPLNTAKRELTEETGVLATQWQSLGYCISSPGVFTEKVHLYLAGDLHFSTAQPEPSEVFQVHWINMQEAWRMAEAGDISDAKSVVGLFRALVKIYPGLAQI, from the coding sequence ATGGGGCAAAAAATAATCTATGAAGGTCAAGTGGTTAATGTGACGACGCAAACCACCGTTTTACCCAATGGGCATGAGTTTGAAATGGAAATTGTACATCACCCCGGTGGGGCCGCCGTGGTGGCGGTCAATGACAAAAAACAAGTTTGCCTCTTGAAACAATTCCGTTGTGTTATGGATGAGTGGTTGTGGGAATTGCCGGCAGGTAAGATTGATCACATGGAAGACCCTCTGAATACGGCAAAACGGGAGTTGACGGAGGAGACCGGTGTTCTTGCTACTCAGTGGCAGTCGTTGGGGTACTGCATCAGCTCACCCGGTGTGTTTACAGAAAAAGTACATCTATATTTGGCAGGGGATTTACACTTCTCTACGGCACAACCCGAGCCCAGTGAAGTGTTTCAAGTGCACTGGATAAATATGCAAGAGGCTTGGCGCATGGCCGAGGCGGGGGATATTAGTGATGCAAAATCGGTGGTAGGATTATTTCGGGCTCTGGTTAAAATTTATCCTGGTCTTGCGCAAATATAG
- the glgC gene encoding glucose-1-phosphate adenylyltransferase: protein MLNETVTVVLAGGTGTRLAPLTLDRAKPAVPFGGKYRIIDFALSNCLHSGLRRILVLTQYKSHSLQKHLRNGWSIFNPELGEYITTVPPQMRTGENWYEGTADAIYQNLYLIERSGAQWVLILAGDHIYRMDYEPMLKFHRDSGAGLTVACMTVPIDEAGAFGVLSLDEQKRINHFAEKPEQPQAHPTEPGMASVSMGIYVFSTSLLLDVLRRDHGLDDSSHDFGSDIIPHLLEGGQVYGYEFGGSDGRVSQDRYWRDVGTIDSYYAANMDLLKPLPPVDLYQSDWHVRTYAGQYPPARTAPGSFGTEGICINSISSSGTVITGGSVQNSILFNNVFVDEDSFIENSLLFDGVKVGKGCRIKNCIVDKYVNIPDGTVVGYDLEADRKCYIQSPQGINVIAKNHKFINEITIP from the coding sequence ATGTTAAATGAAACGGTTACCGTAGTATTAGCCGGAGGTACCGGCACTCGCTTAGCGCCATTAACTTTGGATCGGGCCAAACCCGCAGTACCCTTTGGCGGTAAATATCGCATTATAGACTTTGCTTTGAGCAACTGTCTCCATTCCGGACTACGACGGATTTTAGTCCTAACCCAGTATAAATCTCATTCTCTACAAAAGCATTTGCGTAATGGGTGGTCTATTTTTAATCCGGAGTTGGGTGAATACATTACAACGGTACCGCCACAAATGCGTACCGGTGAGAATTGGTACGAAGGAACAGCAGATGCCATTTATCAAAATCTGTATCTGATAGAACGTAGTGGGGCACAGTGGGTTTTGATTCTTGCGGGGGATCATATTTATCGTATGGATTATGAACCGATGTTGAAGTTTCACAGAGACAGCGGTGCGGGTTTGACGGTAGCATGCATGACGGTACCTATCGATGAAGCCGGTGCTTTTGGTGTATTAAGTTTGGATGAGCAAAAAAGAATTAATCATTTTGCCGAGAAACCGGAGCAGCCCCAAGCACACCCAACAGAACCCGGTATGGCGTCTGTGTCCATGGGGATTTATGTATTTTCCACGTCGCTCCTCCTCGATGTTCTGCGTCGTGATCATGGACTTGATGATAGCTCGCATGATTTCGGTAGTGACATCATCCCTCATTTATTGGAAGGAGGGCAGGTCTACGGTTACGAATTCGGTGGTAGCGACGGCCGGGTATCCCAGGATCGTTATTGGCGTGATGTGGGCACCATTGATAGTTATTATGCAGCTAATATGGATTTGCTAAAACCGTTGCCCCCTGTCGATTTGTATCAAAGTGATTGGCATGTACGGACCTACGCCGGTCAATATCCGCCGGCAAGGACGGCACCGGGGAGCTTTGGGACTGAAGGTATCTGCATCAATTCCATTTCGTCGAGCGGAACGGTGATTACCGGAGGCAGTGTGCAAAACAGTATTTTGTTCAACAACGTATTTGTGGATGAGGATTCTTTTATAGAGAACAGTTTGTTGTTCGATGGGGTCAAAGTGGGTAAAGGCTGCCGAATAAAAAACTGTATTGTGGACAAGTATGTGAATATACCCGATGGCACCGTAGTGGGGTACGATTTGGAGGCGGACCGAAAATGTTATATTCAGTCGCCCCAGGGAATCAATGTGATCGCAAAAAATCACAAATTTATAAATGAGATAACGATCCCTTGA
- a CDS encoding thioredoxin family protein, whose product MKSINLDDFETHVIQASYDKPVLLDLWAQWCPPCLVLAPILDRVAQQYSQSVDFLKMDVDEEDNMKIAGRYQVRGFPTVLLIRDGEEKERFYSSKPETFITDFIERWL is encoded by the coding sequence ATGAAAAGTATTAATTTGGATGATTTTGAAACCCATGTAATTCAGGCTTCTTACGACAAACCCGTGTTGCTGGATTTATGGGCTCAGTGGTGCCCACCCTGTCTGGTGTTGGCTCCTATCTTAGATAGAGTGGCGCAACAATACTCCCAGTCGGTGGACTTTCTCAAAATGGATGTGGATGAAGAAGACAATATGAAAATCGCGGGCCGTTATCAGGTACGCGGATTTCCCACCGTATTGTTGATTCGTGACGGCGAAGAAAAAGAACGTTTTTACAGCAGTAAACCCGAAACCTTTATCACTGATTTTATAGAGCGTTGGCTGTGA
- a CDS encoding type VI secretion system contractile sheath large subunit yields MPGRMEFSFDYQSVKGKTPKKQQGGFNIVILGDFSADGDGQRELKPICMDLDNFDSVLQSLSPQLNITLPIPFGENIQITINDLDDFHPDQLYLKLDLFKPWRELRVRLLDPPRFAAAASELQQMLNREINGALIEPEPAVAVQQADTAAGEGGLFDQLLQDRPATLSTDKVEISPRKSQIDSFLQKVISPHVETGADQDLPRLLTLLDEEVAKRMRCILHHGAFQALEANWRSLYETVTRLELNLDLKLYVLDLSQNALAQSLSSDSLQDCPLYSMLVEQAVQRLDGEPWALLAGLYYFGDNDVDMAVLQKMAALSEQAGGPFLSAPATSLLSGLQQGNLHCAQAWQTLRSQENARHLGLILPRLLLRTPYGQSAEEIEQFRFEELEWDRSGLPQHADYLWGNGALGAVILLGQGFSNAAWQFRPEACLDLGDLPFHSYKHDGEAHMKPCAEVFLTEREGQELLQLGFIPLLSYRNRNGVRLMGYQSLSSSGASIQGQWG; encoded by the coding sequence ATGCCGGGTAGAATGGAATTTAGCTTTGATTATCAAAGTGTTAAAGGGAAAACGCCAAAAAAGCAACAAGGCGGTTTTAACATAGTAATTTTAGGGGATTTCAGTGCTGACGGAGATGGTCAGAGGGAGTTAAAACCTATTTGCATGGATTTGGATAATTTTGATTCGGTGCTCCAAAGTTTATCACCACAGCTTAATATCACCTTACCCATTCCTTTTGGCGAAAATATACAGATAACAATCAATGACCTGGACGATTTTCATCCGGATCAATTGTATTTGAAACTGGATCTGTTTAAACCCTGGCGGGAGCTGCGGGTGCGGCTATTGGATCCGCCCCGGTTCGCAGCTGCCGCAAGCGAATTGCAACAAATGCTGAATCGGGAAATTAACGGTGCGCTCATCGAGCCGGAACCCGCTGTGGCAGTGCAACAGGCGGACACGGCGGCTGGGGAGGGAGGCTTGTTTGATCAGCTTTTACAGGATCGTCCCGCCACTCTATCTACCGACAAAGTGGAAATCTCACCACGCAAAAGCCAGATTGATTCGTTTCTACAGAAGGTGATTTCACCCCATGTGGAAACCGGAGCGGATCAGGATTTGCCACGCTTGCTGACCCTGTTGGATGAAGAAGTTGCCAAACGCATGCGCTGTATTTTGCATCATGGGGCATTTCAGGCCCTGGAAGCCAACTGGCGCTCTTTGTATGAGACGGTGACCCGTCTGGAACTGAATTTGGATTTGAAACTGTATGTGTTAGATCTCAGCCAGAACGCTTTGGCACAGTCACTGTCCTCTGACTCGCTGCAGGACTGTCCGCTTTATTCCATGCTCGTGGAGCAAGCGGTGCAACGCCTGGATGGCGAGCCCTGGGCACTATTAGCCGGTTTGTATTATTTCGGGGATAACGATGTTGATATGGCAGTGTTACAGAAAATGGCAGCGTTGTCCGAACAGGCAGGCGGGCCGTTCCTAAGTGCCCCGGCAACCAGTTTGTTGTCCGGCCTACAACAAGGTAATCTACATTGTGCGCAGGCTTGGCAGACATTACGTTCACAGGAAAATGCCCGACATCTGGGCTTGATATTGCCTCGTCTGTTGTTGCGCACACCTTATGGCCAATCCGCTGAGGAAATTGAACAGTTTCGCTTTGAGGAACTGGAGTGGGATCGTTCGGGTTTACCACAACACGCTGACTATCTATGGGGAAACGGTGCGCTTGGTGCCGTCATTTTATTAGGGCAGGGCTTCAGTAATGCGGCTTGGCAATTTCGTCCCGAAGCCTGTTTGGACTTGGGCGATTTACCCTTTCATAGCTATAAACACGACGGTGAAGCGCATATGAAACCCTGTGCCGAAGTGTTTTTAACGGAACGGGAAGGACAGGAATTACTGCAATTGGGTTTTATACCCTTGTTGAGTTATCGCAATCGCAACGGGGTTCGCTTGATGGGGTATCAATCCTTATCCAGTTCCGGGGCAAGCATCCAAGGACAATGGGGCTGA